One Triticum dicoccoides isolate Atlit2015 ecotype Zavitan chromosome 5B, WEW_v2.0, whole genome shotgun sequence genomic window carries:
- the LOC119309290 gene encoding enhanced ethylene response protein 5-like, which translates to MAAYLSMGEAHRRIADYLSRLDDAISQSDGADLASLLAISSAPASTPLSDALAAFPDFGRLAADRFPHLSDFLPSLLRAIHSHSLRRFGDAYSSFEKAASAFLQEFRNWETPWAMEAMHMVALEIRLLAEKADRELVMSGKNPDKLQAAGSFLMKVFGALAVKGPKRVGALYVTCQLFKIYFRLGTVNLCRSVIRSIETARNFDFEDFPVKDKVTYMYYTGRLEVFNENFLVADQKLTYALMHCNPQSESNLRKILKFLIPVKLSIGVLPRRTLLEKYNLLEYADIVTSLRRGDLRLLKQALDRHEDQLLKCGVYLVLEKLELQVYRKLVKKIHIIQREKEPSKAHQIKLEVLVKTLQWLGITMDVDEVECIMACLIYKNLIKGYFAHKSKVLVLSKQDPFPKLNGKPV; encoded by the exons ATGGCGGCGTACCTGAGCATGGGCGAGGCGCACCGCCGCATCGCCGACTACCTCTCCCGCTTGGATGACGCTATCTCTCAGTCCGACGGCGCCGACCTCGCCTCTCTGCTCGCCATCTCCTCGGCGCCCGCCTCCACCCCGCTCTCCGACGCGCTCGCCGCTTTTCCGGATTtcggccgcctcgccgccgaccgctTCCCCCACCTCTCCGACTTCCTCCCGTCGCTACTCCGCGCCATTCACTCCCACTCCCTCCGCCGCTTCGGGGACGCCTACTCCTCCTTCGAGAAGGCTGCTAG CGCGTTCCTGCAGGAGTTCAGGAACTGGGAGACTCCTTGGGCGATGGAGGCGATGCACATGGTGGCGCTTGAGATCAGGCTGCTAGCTGAGAAG GCAGATAGAGAGCTTGTGATGAGCGGGAAGAACCCAGACAAGCTGCAGGCTGCTGGGTCCTTCCTGATGAAAGTTTTCGGGGCACTTGCG GTTAAAGGACCTAAGCGCGTTGGGGCACTGTATGTTACCTGCCAGCTGTTTAAAATTTATTTCAGG CTTGGTACTGTTAACCTTTGCCGTAGTGTCATAAGGAGTATCGAAACAGCTAGGAATTTTGATTTTGAAGATTTTCCAGTGAAAGATAAG GTCACTTATATGTATTATACAGGTCGCTTGGAGGTGTTTAATGAGAATTTTCTTGTT GCTGATCAGAAACTAACTTATGCTTTGATGCATTGTAATCCTCAAAGCGAATCAAATTTGAG GAAAATTTTGAAGTTTCTAATCCCTGTAAAGCTGTCAATTGGTGTTTTGCCAAGGAGGACCCTCCTGGAGAAATACAATCTGCTTGAG TATGCAGATATTGTGACCTCACTTAGGAGAGGGGATCTGAGGCTCCTTAAGCAAGCCCTTGATAGACATGAAGACCA GTTACTAAAATGTGGTGTCTACCTTGTGTTGGAGAAACTTGAACTCCAGGTCTACCGAAAATTAGTGAAGAAAAT CCATATCATACAGAGGGAGAAGGAACCATCGAAGGCGCATCAAATCAAGCTAGAGGTCTTGGTAAAGACTCTCCAATGGCTTGGAATCACCATGGATGTGGATGAG GTGGAATGCATCATGGCGTGCCTAATATACAAGAATCTCATAAAAGGATACTTTGCCCACAAAAGCAAAGTTCTTGTCCTTAGCAAACAAGATCCCTTCCCAAAGTTGAACGGGAAGCCCGTTTAG